The Avibacterium sp. 20-132 genome segment TGATTTTGCCACATTGAAAAATCAGAATAATAGCGAAAATTAGCCCAACACCTAAGGCAATAATCGGATGACCTAAGAATAAAACGAAGTTAGCTATGTCTCCTGTTGTGCCTGAAATTTTAGTTATTGAACCTAATGCCATTAAAATAATCGGTACAAAGATAGGGGCAAAGCTCAGAAAACCATTGGGTAACGTGCCATATTTTTGCAATAACGCTTCATAGCCTTGAGCAATAAGTTCATCGTTCGTCTCATCTTGTAAGATAACTCGCTTGCCAATAAATTTGGCAAAAAGATAGCTTGCGATTAACACAGGAATAGACACTGTAATTCCCATCAGAATCACTAATAATAAATTATGCTCTAAGCCTAAACCACCAGCTACGGCAATTGGTCCCGGTGTTGGTGGAATGAATACGTGTGCGGCATAGAGACCGGCACTAAGCGCAACCGCTGTGCCAACAGGATTTGCGGCAATTTTTTTCTGAATAGCTTCACGAATTGGGTTTAACACAACAAAACCACTATCACAGAATACAGGAATACCCACAACCCAGCCCATAATAAGCATTGCAAGTTCAGGTCGTTTTTGTCCAACCAGTTTAACGACGATATCCGCCAATTTTAAGGCTGCGCCTGTTTTTTCTAGTACCATACCGATAATTGCACCAAAAATAATCACAATTCCGATACTTTTAAATGTTCCGCTAAAACCCACCCCAATCATTGAGGGAATTTTTGTGAGAGGAATGCCAGCAAGAAGAGCTAAAGCAAGGGAAATGCTCATTAAAGCGAGGAATGGATGAACTTTTAATTTCGCTATCATAAAAATCATCATCAAGATAGCAAGGATAAAGCTAATAATGAGTGCGATGCCTGTCATATTATTTCTCCTTTATAGGATTAATCATCACTCATATTATTGTTTTTCCTAATAGAGAATGCTTTATCCGAAGATACAAAAAATAGGATAAAAATCAGTAATAACTTGTCAAAAAGGACAAATCACTTTTTTAATAATATACTTAAATAAAAGATAAACAAATCCTCTATCCTATTGAAAGATAAAGAAGTTATTTGTTCAATTTTATTAAGGCGATAACGTAGCGTATTAATATGAATGAATAAATTTTGAGCGGTGAGAGGGAGATCACAATTTGACAAAAAATATTGTTGTAAAGTTTTGTGTAATTGTTGATTAGTATCTTGAGTATAAAGTTTATTAATTGGTTTTAACAATTCCTTAGCTTGCCAAGAATCCGTTAAATCATCTAATAAAACGGGCAGTTGGCACTGTTCAAAAAAGTAAACTGCTTTTTTCGGAAAAAATTTTAATCCATAGTTTAACGTACTTAATGCGGTTTTATAAGAAAGGGAGAGTTTTTCATTTCCGCCTAAAAAGCCACCTACAACAATCTTATAGGCGCGGAGATTCCAATGCGGTGGAACAAGTGTTTTCAGTAATCTTTTATTTTGGCGTTCACTGGCGGGGAATAATATGAGTACCGAGTCCAGAGAATGAATGGCAAAAAGCACATTTTGCTGCTGTAAGTAGTTCACTAATTCTTGTAATTGGTTCTGATTGGAATGGCATAGATTAATCAATACGACTATGTAATCAAGGGATAGGTCAATGCCAAAGAAATGTGCTTGTTGAGCAAGTAAAGGATATTTTTGTGAATTATCGACTAACTGTAAAATAAATTCTTCTTTATAACGATGAGACCAACGCTCTTGCTCAATTAAAATATATTGTTCAATAATTAATTCCGCAGTCATTTTTACCAATTCGGCATAAGGACGCACTTCCTCTGGGTGACCTGAGACCCCCACCACGCCAAAAATTTTACCAAGATAATTAATCGGAATATTGATACCGGGTTTCGCTTCTTGATTCCATTTTTGCGAAAGGAGCTCATCGACTTCCACAACACGATTTTCTCGAATTGCAATCACCGCACCAATATGTTTTTGATTTAAACGGGAGGTATCTCCTGAAGCAATAATGATCCCATTTTTATCCATTACATTGACACTGTTCGGAATAATATGCATTGCTCGTTTCACTATTTTCTGTGCGACTTGTTGATCTAGTTCCATAATCCACCTGAAAATGAAATCAAACTTGATTAAATCATATAATTAAAATATGTATTTCCCCAAGATATTTATTGCATTTTTTTGCTTAACCGCTACAATTATCGCTCCTTGTCGGCGCTGAATTAGAGATCGGCGTTTGATGTATGATTAACCCCTATAATTGAGGATTTAACTATGTCTCTAAGTACAGAAAAAAAAGCAGAAATCGTTGCTGAGTTTGGTCGTGATGCAAAAGATACTGGTTCTTCAGAAGTTCAAATTGCATTATTAACAGCGCAAATTAACCACTTACAAGGTCATTTTGCTGTTCATAAAAAAGATCACCACGGTCGTCGTGGTTTGTTACGTATGGTTTCTCGTCGTCGTAAATTATTAGATTACTTAAAACGTACTGATTTAGCTAAATATAGCGAAATTATCGCGCGTTTAGGTTTACGTCGCTAATCATTAAATTAAGTAAAGAAAACGCTCAAGAGATTGAGCGTTTTTTTATGCCCAAGATTGGGTGATGAGCAGAATGAATTTTCTTTTATGCGTAAAATTGCCGAAAAAAACACCGCACTAATGTATGAGAGAATGAGGCAATTTTACATCATATGGTACAGGCTTAGTGCTTTATCGCCAGTCGTTTTTTAGTTAAGCGATATAAGGGCGAATACATCAAACCGCCCTTATATTGAAATTAGATGCGTTGAAAAATTTGTGAAAAAAGCACCGCACTTGGTGAAGTGCGAA includes the following:
- a CDS encoding GntP family permease; the protein is MTGIALIISFILAILMMIFMIAKLKVHPFLALMSISLALALLAGIPLTKIPSMIGVGFSGTFKSIGIVIIFGAIIGMVLEKTGAALKLADIVVKLVGQKRPELAMLIMGWVVGIPVFCDSGFVVLNPIREAIQKKIAANPVGTAVALSAGLYAAHVFIPPTPGPIAVAGGLGLEHNLLLVILMGITVSIPVLIASYLFAKFIGKRVILQDETNDELIAQGYEALLQKYGTLPNGFLSFAPIFVPIILMALGSITKISGTTGDIANFVLFLGHPIIALGVGLIFAIILIFQCGKIKTFETLTNDTLKLVGPILFITAAGGVLGKVIVEAGFVEYIKENAHIISSAGIFFPFIISAILKTAQGSSTVAMITTAAIMGMFNVDDSLMNALGLTSEIAAALTVIAIAAGAMCVSHANDSYYWVVTNFSKMTAQQGYRTQTALTFIMGIVGISTVYVLSLVLL
- a CDS encoding sugar diacid recognition domain-containing protein; translation: MELDQQVAQKIVKRAMHIIPNSVNVMDKNGIIIASGDTSRLNQKHIGAVIAIRENRVVEVDELLSQKWNQEAKPGINIPINYLGKIFGVVGVSGHPEEVRPYAELVKMTAELIIEQYILIEQERWSHRYKEEFILQLVDNSQKYPLLAQQAHFFGIDLSLDYIVVLINLCHSNQNQLQELVNYLQQQNVLFAIHSLDSVLILFPASERQNKRLLKTLVPPHWNLRAYKIVVGGFLGGNEKLSLSYKTALSTLNYGLKFFPKKAVYFFEQCQLPVLLDDLTDSWQAKELLKPINKLYTQDTNQQLHKTLQQYFLSNCDLPLTAQNLFIHINTLRYRLNKIEQITSLSFNRIEDLFIFYLSILLKK
- the rpsO gene encoding 30S ribosomal protein S15 codes for the protein MSLSTEKKAEIVAEFGRDAKDTGSSEVQIALLTAQINHLQGHFAVHKKDHHGRRGLLRMVSRRRKLLDYLKRTDLAKYSEIIARLGLRR